In the Pseudorasbora parva isolate DD20220531a chromosome 23, ASM2467924v1, whole genome shotgun sequence genome, one interval contains:
- the LOC137063181 gene encoding putative uncharacterized protein DDB_G0290521: MPTVSLRCSQMPTDSHSQSQTPTDSHSQSQTPTDSHSQSQTPTDAHRLSQSVSDAHRCPQTLTVSHRRPQTLSQMPTDSHSQSQTPTDAHRLSQSVSDAHRCPQTLTVSLRRPQMPTDALRCPQTFTVSFRSPQMPTDSHSQSQTPTDAHRLSQSVSDAHRCPQTVTDAQRLSHRCPQTLTVSLRRPQMATDSHSQSQTPTDAHRRSQMPTDFHSQF, translated from the coding sequence ATGCCCACAGTCAGTCTCAGATGCTCTCAGATGCCCACAGACTCTCACAGTCAGTCTCAGACGCCCACAGACTCTCACAGTCAGTCTCAGACGCCCACAGACTCTCACAGTCAGTCTCAGACGCCCACAGATGCCCACAGACTCTCACAGTCAGTCTCAGACGCCCACAGATGCCCACAGACTCTCACAGTCAGTCACAGACGCCCACAGACTCTCTCACAGATGCCCACAGACTCTCACAGTCAGTCTCAGACGCCCACAGATGCCCACAGACTCTCACAGTCAGTCTCAGACGCCCACAGATGCCCACAGACTCTCACAGTCAGTCTCAGACGCCCACAGATGCCCACAGACGCTCTCAGATGCCCACAGACTTTCACAGTCAGTTTTAGAAGCCCACAGATGCCCACAGACTCTCACAGTCAGTCTCAGACGCCCACTGATGCCCACAGACTCTCACAGTCAGTCTCAGATGCCCACAGATGCCCACAGACAGTCACAGATGCTCAAAGACTCTCTCACAGATGCCCACAGACTCTCACAGTCAGTCTCAGACGCCCACAGATGGCCACAGACTCTCACAGTCAGTCTCAGACGCCCACAGATGCCCACAGACGCTCTCAGATGCCCACAGACTTTCACAGTCAGTTTTAG